A portion of the Limosilactobacillus reuteri genome contains these proteins:
- a CDS encoding LPXTG cell wall anchor domain-containing protein, producing the protein MNHLNHFHVLQNTCLVGLTIASTILSLSLNTPPVLAVSQEPITQPVSNANNQKERVQIKRVIYFHLLNEVKKVEQMSYAHREVTNNPTQKAIWIIEPFEEVDIPDQPGFKPSMDKIPTVTEIEDLPQLKSTVNVYYQPLNKDEVTKKDSKENTLAEKKAVEKATENKKEEKKDSQDNYPVEEDLGDDSQVTGNYGEVNNTRKQQNLHQRVTGINNRLNRSHRNSRKNDNSDQQILPQTGNETDNLTTFLGLGITIMVAGMSLFSLKKAHKKK; encoded by the coding sequence ATGAACCATTTAAACCACTTTCATGTATTGCAAAACACTTGCTTAGTAGGCTTAACGATAGCGTCAACGATCCTTTCGCTATCGTTAAATACTCCACCAGTTCTAGCTGTATCCCAAGAGCCAATTACGCAGCCCGTATCTAACGCAAATAATCAGAAAGAACGTGTCCAGATCAAACGTGTAATTTATTTTCATCTCTTAAATGAAGTTAAAAAAGTGGAACAAATGTCTTATGCTCACCGTGAAGTAACGAATAATCCCACCCAAAAGGCAATATGGATAATTGAACCTTTTGAAGAAGTTGATATTCCTGATCAACCTGGTTTTAAACCATCAATGGATAAGATTCCGACTGTTACAGAAATAGAGGATTTACCACAATTAAAAAGTACAGTAAATGTTTATTATCAGCCCCTCAATAAAGATGAAGTGACAAAAAAGGACAGCAAAGAGAATACGTTGGCAGAAAAGAAGGCGGTGGAAAAAGCAACAGAGAATAAAAAAGAGGAAAAGAAAGATTCGCAGGATAATTACCCCGTGGAAGAAGATCTGGGGGATGATAGTCAGGTCACGGGAAATTATGGGGAGGTAAATAATACAAGAAAGCAGCAAAATTTGCACCAACGGGTAACGGGCATTAATAATCGACTAAATCGTTCACATCGGAATTCGCGTAAAAACGATAACTCTGACCAGCAAATACTTCCACAAACGGGAAATGAGACCGATAATTTAACGACTTTTCTTGGTTTGGGGATAACGATAATGGTCGCGGGGATGAGTCTTTTTTCGTTAAAGAAGGCGCACAAAAAGAAATAA
- a CDS encoding DNA/RNA non-specific endonuclease codes for MRFRFNKKTQYLLLALVAILGIGSFSQPSDKGSTLPQGIQRVASWRHSSNNNRSSSFTPPTQEQATSVLSNGVRQQLGTSDIKWNGYGAFILNNNQTALNANINNAPYAVNRRDSRGRAWQGDAWLNRTTRQYRNRNETGNGATNWKPAGFLQAHNLKGGISHAYDRGHLLGYALVGGIRGFDASESNSANIATQTAWANEARSSTSTGQNYYEGLVRKALDQNKQVRYRVTDVYDGNNLVPSGAHIEAKSKDGSLQYNVFVPNVQNNISINYATGAVTQVNTN; via the coding sequence ATGCGATTTCGATTCAATAAAAAGACCCAGTATTTACTTTTAGCTTTAGTAGCGATTCTCGGCATTGGTAGTTTTTCCCAGCCATCTGACAAGGGAAGCACCTTACCACAGGGAATCCAACGGGTAGCATCTTGGCGCCATTCCAGCAACAATAATCGATCATCTTCTTTTACGCCGCCAACCCAAGAGCAGGCTACGAGTGTTCTTTCTAATGGCGTCCGTCAGCAGTTAGGAACATCTGACATAAAATGGAATGGTTACGGAGCGTTTATTTTAAATAACAATCAGACAGCGCTGAACGCAAATATTAATAATGCGCCATACGCTGTTAATCGACGTGATTCGCGTGGACGAGCATGGCAGGGAGACGCCTGGCTCAATCGAACAACACGCCAGTATCGTAATCGGAATGAAACTGGGAATGGGGCCACTAATTGGAAGCCAGCTGGATTTTTACAAGCCCACAACTTAAAAGGTGGTATCTCCCATGCTTATGATCGAGGACACTTACTAGGATATGCATTAGTAGGTGGTATCCGTGGTTTTGATGCTTCGGAGTCAAATTCTGCTAATATTGCAACGCAAACTGCTTGGGCCAACGAAGCTCGAAGCAGTACATCAACCGGGCAAAACTACTATGAAGGTTTAGTGCGAAAAGCTCTGGATCAAAATAAACAAGTTCGTTATCGGGTAACTGACGTATATGATGGTAATAATTTAGTGCCTTCTGGTGCCCATATTGAGGCCAAATCAAAGGATGGCAGTTTGCAATACAATGTCTTTGTCCCCAATGTGCAAAACAATATCAGTATAAATTATGCAACAGGGGCAGTAACACAAGTGAACACGAATTAA
- a CDS encoding DUF2075 domain-containing protein → MKNIDNAATNKISPFKKLTTEQEQLVNDIISFTKHHLTQNHPAIYTVYGDAGTGKSVILSQLFVRIQKEARTQQNSVLYHTNNYFLVNHPEILKVYKEIAGPIKELYKKDFARPTSLINQLDKQHQTIDVAVIDEAHLLLSKPDHYNNFYHDNQLVEIIKRAKIVIIVFDQYQVLRMKSLWTPERLQAITNQYPHKDYHLTHMFRMNASDDLVKWFNEFTNYKLTALPASARDHYDFRIYSDAEEMRKAIVQRNKEVGLSRILSTSGYPSTLDGGKHYIEEGRFKMPWDQYNYTVTPWAELPQTINEVGSIYTCQGFDLNYTGIIIGPPISQTPQTNQLQVNLDRYTDVEAFKKRADLTDPAEIKSLEKRMIMNSLNVLFKRGVYGTYLYAHDPLLRHSLTSLFKKAGFTLPKEEQ, encoded by the coding sequence ATGAAAAATATAGACAACGCTGCAACTAACAAAATTTCACCATTTAAAAAATTAACGACAGAGCAAGAACAACTCGTCAATGACATTATTTCATTTACTAAACACCATCTAACACAAAATCATCCTGCAATATATACAGTCTACGGGGATGCGGGTACCGGAAAAAGCGTAATCTTATCACAATTATTCGTCCGCATTCAAAAAGAAGCGCGGACACAACAAAATTCCGTTCTTTATCATACTAATAATTATTTTCTTGTTAACCATCCGGAAATTCTGAAAGTCTATAAAGAGATTGCCGGGCCAATAAAAGAGTTATATAAAAAGGACTTCGCTCGGCCAACCTCATTAATTAATCAATTAGATAAGCAACACCAAACCATTGATGTTGCTGTTATCGATGAAGCTCATCTTCTATTATCCAAGCCTGATCATTATAATAATTTTTACCATGATAATCAGCTTGTCGAGATTATTAAACGCGCTAAAATTGTCATAATTGTCTTTGATCAATACCAAGTCTTACGGATGAAAAGTCTCTGGACCCCTGAACGACTTCAGGCAATTACGAACCAATATCCCCATAAAGATTATCATTTGACCCACATGTTTCGCATGAATGCGAGCGATGACTTAGTTAAGTGGTTTAATGAATTTACTAACTATAAATTAACCGCGCTACCAGCATCCGCCCGTGATCATTATGATTTTCGTATTTACAGTGATGCCGAGGAAATGAGGAAAGCAATTGTCCAACGTAATAAAGAAGTAGGACTTTCCCGCATCCTTTCAACGTCTGGATATCCGTCAACGCTCGATGGTGGTAAACACTACATTGAGGAAGGCAGATTTAAAATGCCGTGGGATCAATATAACTATACAGTTACTCCCTGGGCAGAACTACCTCAGACCATTAATGAAGTTGGCTCAATCTACACTTGCCAAGGATTTGACTTAAATTACACCGGCATTATTATCGGTCCGCCGATTAGCCAAACGCCTCAAACAAACCAACTTCAAGTTAATTTAGATCGTTATACAGATGTTGAAGCATTCAAAAAACGTGCTGACCTAACTGATCCAGCTGAAATTAAGAGTTTAGAAAAAAGAATGATTATGAATTCTTTAAACGTTTTATTCAAGCGTGGTGTATATGGAACTTATCTTTACGCTCATGATCCACTTTTACGACATTCTCTTACCTCCCTTTTTAAGAAGGCTGGGTTTACGCTACCAAAGGAGGAACAATAA
- a CDS encoding IS30 family transposase translates to MTYKHLTTRELTLIADFWYQGTKAYRAAKLLQRSQETIYRVYRFLNDGKTIDQYLQTYQRHKRRCGRKQTQLPTIEVNYIHAQIKAGWTPDTIIGRHEHPISCSMRTLYRMFARNQYGFSVKQLPMKGKRHPNGYVEHRGKAGQLGRSIYQRYRDFPHYQHEFGHFEADTVQGKAHRGAVMTLVERQSKVMIVLNIHHKTDEAVNCQLDQWLAKLPRHFVKSITFDNGKEFAGWREIANKYDLHTYFAEVGAPNQRGLNENNNGLLRRDGLSKKLDFRDLPDELVTQLMHRRNNIPRKSLNYRTPLEVFLSHVTEEQLSPFF, encoded by the coding sequence ATGACCTATAAACATCTTACCACACGTGAATTAACTCTCATAGCTGATTTTTGGTATCAAGGTACTAAAGCTTATCGGGCTGCTAAATTACTTCAGCGTAGTCAAGAAACCATCTATCGTGTTTATCGTTTCCTCAACGACGGTAAAACCATCGACCAATATCTTCAGACTTATCAGCGACATAAGCGTCGTTGTGGTCGGAAGCAGACCCAACTGCCAACTATCGAAGTTAACTATATCCATGCGCAAATCAAGGCAGGTTGGACTCCTGATACTATTATTGGTCGTCATGAACACCCAATTAGCTGCAGTATGCGCACCCTTTATCGCATGTTTGCCCGCAATCAGTATGGCTTTTCCGTTAAACAGCTACCGATGAAAGGAAAACGCCATCCCAATGGCTATGTGGAACATCGTGGTAAAGCTGGCCAATTAGGACGCAGTATCTATCAACGATATCGTGATTTTCCGCATTACCAACATGAATTTGGGCACTTTGAAGCTGATACAGTTCAAGGTAAAGCTCACCGCGGAGCGGTAATGACGCTAGTAGAGCGACAATCCAAAGTAATGATTGTCCTTAATATTCATCATAAAACAGACGAAGCAGTGAATTGCCAGCTTGATCAATGGCTCGCTAAACTGCCACGTCACTTTGTTAAATCAATTACTTTTGATAACGGGAAAGAATTTGCTGGATGGCGAGAAATAGCCAATAAGTATGATCTTCACACCTATTTTGCGGAAGTCGGTGCTCCCAATCAACGAGGGCTAAACGAAAATAATAACGGCCTCTTGCGTCGTGATGGTCTTAGTAAAAAGCTAGATTTTCGCGATTTGCCAGACGAACTAGTCACTCAGCTAATGCATCGTCGCAACAATATCCCACGAAAATCTCTTAATTATCGTACACCATTAGAAGTATTCTTGAGTCATGTCACAGAAGAACAACTTTCACCTTTTTTCTAA
- a CDS encoding IS30 family transposase, with protein MTHLNDTMSTSLLTTHKKNAHLTKEERVMIATLKSQGLSNRAIGRQLGVNHQTINNELNRGTVRQLRRQKSNGKIYEYSYYIYSYEAGQATYLEHHRHSGRRRLYYSSKQFLRLADQLMLGEFDDHHYSPQAVIYKARDLMNDGTLIPKSVVTLYQWINEGVLRTSNLDLFEKPKRKHHRTHPQAKRCLGPNIAQRPQTADQRSEIGHWELDTVQGQKNGNDSVVLVMTDRLSRVNITSKIAGKTAHAVNQFFINLRQKMGTDAYYRIFKTITSDNGSEFSELTQVHDHVFYADPYSPWERGSNEINNRFLRKEITKGEAINNYSSAQIIATNDWMNHYPRAMFNGHSSMDIYRKAFYQEISQLHQPIINWSVLFI; from the coding sequence ATGACGCACTTAAATGATACCATGTCTACTAGTTTATTGACTACTCATAAAAAGAATGCTCATCTTACTAAAGAAGAACGTGTGATGATTGCGACTTTAAAGTCGCAAGGACTTTCCAATCGCGCAATTGGTCGCCAATTAGGAGTTAATCATCAAACAATTAATAACGAGCTCAACCGTGGTACGGTCCGCCAACTTCGTCGTCAAAAATCTAATGGTAAGATTTACGAATATTCTTACTACATCTATAGTTATGAAGCTGGTCAGGCCACATATCTTGAACATCACCGCCATTCTGGTCGTCGTCGCTTATATTATTCTTCAAAGCAATTTTTACGATTAGCTGATCAGCTAATGCTTGGTGAGTTTGACGACCACCATTACTCCCCACAAGCGGTTATTTATAAGGCTCGAGATTTAATGAATGATGGCACCCTGATCCCAAAGTCGGTTGTAACTTTATATCAATGGATTAATGAGGGTGTGCTTCGTACGTCCAATTTAGACCTCTTTGAAAAACCTAAACGTAAGCATCATCGAACTCATCCGCAAGCTAAAAGGTGCTTAGGGCCTAATATTGCTCAACGACCTCAAACTGCGGACCAACGGTCCGAAATTGGCCATTGGGAACTAGATACAGTTCAGGGACAGAAAAACGGTAATGACAGTGTTGTACTAGTAATGACTGATCGCCTTTCACGAGTTAATATCACGAGTAAAATTGCTGGTAAAACTGCGCATGCAGTAAATCAGTTCTTTATAAATTTACGCCAGAAAATGGGCACAGATGCTTACTATCGCATCTTTAAGACAATAACCTCTGACAACGGTTCAGAATTTAGTGAGTTAACACAAGTTCACGATCATGTTTTCTATGCTGATCCGTATTCCCCTTGGGAACGTGGATCCAATGAGATCAATAACCGGTTTCTCCGCAAGGAGATTACCAAAGGTGAAGCTATAAATAACTATAGTAGTGCTCAGATCATAGCGACTAATGATTGGATGAATCACTATCCACGAGCTATGTTTAATGGACATTCGTCAATGGATATCTATCGTAAGGCCTTCTACCAAGAGATATCACAGCTCCATCAACCAATAATCAATTGGTCAGTATTATTTATTTGA
- a CDS encoding IS30 family transposase, whose translation MTHLNDTMSTSLLTTHKKNAHLTKEERVMIATLKSQGLSNRAIGRQLGVNHQTINNELNRGTVRQLRCQKSNGKIYEYSYYIYSYEAGQATYLEHHRHSGRRRLYYSSKQFLRLADQLMLGEFDDHHYSPQAVIYKARDLMNDGTLIPKSVVTLYQWINEGVLRTSNLDLFEKPKRKHHRTHPQAKRCLGPNIAQRPQTADQRSEIGHWELDTVQGQKNGNDSVVLVMTDRLSRVNITSKIAGKTAHAVNQFFINLRQKMGTDAYYRIFKTITSDNGSEFSELTQVHDHVFYADPYSPWERGSNEINNRFLRKEITKGEAINNYSSAQIIATNDWMNHYPRAMFNGHSSMDIYRKAFYQEISQLHQPIINWSVLFI comes from the coding sequence ATGACGCACTTAAATGATACCATGTCTACTAGTTTATTGACTACTCATAAAAAGAATGCTCATCTTACTAAAGAAGAACGTGTGATGATTGCGACTTTAAAGTCGCAAGGACTTTCCAATCGCGCAATTGGTCGCCAATTAGGAGTTAATCATCAAACAATTAATAACGAGCTCAACCGTGGTACGGTCCGCCAACTTCGTTGTCAAAAATCTAATGGTAAGATTTACGAATATTCTTACTACATCTATAGTTATGAAGCTGGTCAGGCCACATATCTTGAACATCACCGCCATTCTGGTCGTCGTCGCTTATATTATTCTTCAAAGCAATTTTTACGATTAGCTGATCAGCTAATGCTTGGTGAGTTTGACGACCACCATTACTCCCCACAAGCGGTTATTTATAAGGCTCGAGATTTAATGAATGATGGCACCCTGATCCCAAAGTCGGTTGTAACTTTATATCAATGGATTAATGAGGGTGTGCTTCGTACGTCCAATTTAGACCTCTTTGAAAAACCTAAACGTAAGCATCATCGAACTCATCCGCAAGCTAAAAGGTGCTTAGGGCCTAATATTGCTCAACGACCTCAAACTGCGGACCAACGGTCCGAAATTGGCCATTGGGAACTAGATACAGTTCAGGGACAGAAAAACGGTAATGACAGTGTTGTACTAGTAATGACTGATCGCCTTTCACGAGTTAATATCACGAGTAAAATTGCTGGTAAAACTGCGCATGCAGTAAATCAGTTCTTTATAAATTTACGCCAGAAAATGGGCACAGATGCTTACTATCGCATCTTTAAGACAATAACCTCTGACAACGGTTCAGAATTTAGTGAGTTAACACAAGTTCACGATCATGTTTTCTATGCTGATCCGTATTCCCCTTGGGAACGTGGATCCAATGAGATCAATAACCGGTTTCTCCGCAAGGAGATTACCAAAGGTGAAGCTATAAATAACTATAGTAGTGCTCAGATCATAGCGACTAATGATTGGATGAATCACTATCCACGAGCTATGTTTAATGGACATTCGTCAATGGATATCTATCGTAAGGCCTTCTACCAAGAGATATCACAGCTCCATCAACCAATAATCAATTGGTCAGTATTATTTATTTGA
- a CDS encoding 1-deoxy-D-xylulose-5-phosphate synthase, translating into MNLHPDYLLNEVNEPSDIKDMSLDELKQLATEMRQLVLERDAKIGGHVGPNFGVMELTIAFHYVFDSPHDKVIWDVSHQSYAHKMLTGRKLGFLDPDHYEDITGFTSPEESAHDFFEIGHTSTSIALAVGMAQARDLVKPQSHNNVMAVIGDGSLSGGLAFEGLNNAAKLNSNLIILVNDNQMSIDENQGGLYKGLKELRDTNGESPNNIFKFMGLDYKYVADGNDLQTMIDTFKKIKDIDHPIVLHVNTLKGKGYEPAVEEKMKYHWRTPFDLKTGEDKVKASGESYSDAVLAELDKQIAADKPVVAINAGIPGAFDLGKFKAKHPDRYYDVGIAEQDSITTAVAMAQAGARPVVFQNSTFLQRAYDQLIHDMALNDAPVVMIVRGGSISESSATHQGTFDISMISDLPNIEYLAPTNVEEMISMLRWAINQTDEPVVIRQPEKPLLHGTPTQDDYSTIKYDIAHRGSEVAIMAVGDFWELGERVRKELQDKLNIDATLINPKSVTGIDSDVLHHLAENHDVVVTLEDGVLSGGFGETIARYYGPKGMKVLNFGAPREFADNVPTEVLYEWYHLTPKQIVDDIEQVIHSL; encoded by the coding sequence ATGAATCTGCATCCTGATTACCTCTTAAATGAAGTTAATGAACCAAGCGATATTAAGGACATGTCACTTGACGAATTAAAACAATTAGCAACAGAAATGCGTCAACTTGTTCTTGAACGCGACGCAAAAATCGGTGGACACGTGGGCCCTAACTTTGGCGTAATGGAGCTAACGATTGCTTTTCACTATGTCTTTGATTCGCCCCACGATAAAGTTATTTGGGATGTTTCACACCAGAGTTATGCCCATAAAATGCTGACAGGCCGGAAATTAGGCTTTCTTGATCCTGATCATTATGAAGATATTACTGGATTTACGTCACCAGAAGAAAGCGCTCATGACTTTTTTGAAATCGGCCATACTTCAACATCAATCGCACTTGCAGTGGGGATGGCTCAAGCGCGTGATTTAGTGAAGCCGCAATCACATAATAACGTTATGGCAGTAATTGGGGATGGGTCCTTAAGTGGCGGATTAGCTTTTGAAGGATTAAACAATGCTGCTAAGCTTAATTCTAACTTGATTATTCTCGTTAATGATAATCAAATGTCAATTGATGAGAACCAGGGTGGTTTATACAAAGGACTAAAAGAACTCCGGGATACTAACGGTGAATCTCCCAATAATATTTTTAAGTTTATGGGTCTCGATTACAAATACGTTGCAGACGGCAATGACTTGCAGACGATGATCGACACTTTTAAGAAAATCAAGGATATTGACCATCCAATCGTCCTTCATGTTAACACCTTAAAAGGGAAAGGGTATGAACCTGCTGTTGAAGAAAAGATGAAGTATCATTGGCGCACTCCATTTGACCTAAAGACTGGTGAAGATAAGGTTAAGGCAAGTGGAGAATCATATAGCGATGCTGTCCTTGCTGAATTGGATAAGCAAATTGCAGCGGATAAGCCAGTTGTTGCTATTAATGCTGGAATTCCTGGTGCGTTTGATCTTGGCAAGTTTAAGGCTAAGCACCCGGATCGTTATTATGATGTTGGGATCGCTGAACAAGATTCAATTACGACTGCTGTTGCAATGGCGCAAGCAGGTGCACGCCCTGTTGTATTTCAAAATAGTACTTTCCTTCAACGAGCATATGATCAATTGATTCATGATATGGCATTAAATGATGCTCCGGTTGTAATGATTGTGCGAGGCGGGTCAATTTCAGAAAGTTCTGCTACTCATCAAGGAACATTCGATATTTCAATGATTAGTGATTTGCCAAACATTGAATATTTAGCACCAACAAACGTCGAAGAAATGATTTCGATGTTACGGTGGGCAATCAATCAAACTGATGAACCAGTAGTAATTCGGCAACCAGAAAAGCCCCTTCTTCACGGGACACCAACACAAGATGACTACAGTACGATCAAGTATGATATTGCTCATCGCGGAAGTGAAGTTGCAATTATGGCTGTTGGTGACTTCTGGGAACTTGGTGAAAGGGTAAGGAAGGAACTTCAAGATAAGCTTAACATTGATGCTACATTGATCAATCCAAAGTCTGTAACTGGAATCGATTCAGATGTCCTTCACCACCTAGCAGAAAATCATGATGTAGTTGTTACACTAGAGGATGGGGTCCTTAGTGGAGGTTTCGGGGAAACCATTGCTCGTTACTATGGACCAAAGGGAATGAAGGTTTTGAACTTTGGAGCACCGCGTGAATTTGCGGATAATGTTCCTACCGAAGTCCTCTATGAATGGTATCACTTAACCCCTAAACAAATTGTGGATGATATTGAGCAGGTTATCCATTCATTATAA
- a CDS encoding amino acid permease, whose protein sequence is MMDNQKNEVKLNRTMTPGQMEMIAIGGTIGSGLFMGATSTIKWTGPSVLLAYAFVGLVLYGVMRALGEMIYISPGTGSFADYGSKYIHPLAGYLTKWSNVFQFIIVGISDIIAMSQYLNYWWPNLPDWISGLVMIIILTLANLASAKAYGRLEFWFAMIKVVTIIVMIILGLLVIVLGLGNNWHPVGISNLWSHGGFFTGGFMGFMFSLSVIAGSYQGIELLGITAGEAASPRHAIVKSVKSVIWRILIFYIGAIFVIVSIYPWDELKAVGSPFVETFTKVGITGAAGIINFVVLTAALSGANSGIYSASRMLFKLSVDGEVPKVFSKLSKRVVPNVAILTISFWIFLGFIVNMLISMFNAASANIFVIVYSSSVLPGMVPWFIILISELNFRRNNPAELKDHPFKMPLYPAYNYFSLIALSVILLFMFFNPDTRISVSVGAVFLVIMSIIYKLRTQRQDKLA, encoded by the coding sequence ATGATGGATAATCAGAAAAATGAAGTTAAATTAAATCGGACAATGACTCCCGGACAAATGGAAATGATTGCAATTGGTGGGACAATTGGTAGTGGTCTTTTCATGGGAGCCACATCAACTATTAAATGGACTGGTCCTTCTGTCCTATTAGCATATGCCTTTGTAGGTTTAGTCCTGTATGGTGTTATGCGTGCGTTAGGGGAAATGATCTATATCAGTCCAGGAACTGGTTCCTTTGCGGACTATGGATCTAAATATATTCATCCCTTAGCTGGATACCTGACAAAGTGGAGTAACGTCTTTCAATTTATCATTGTTGGTATTTCAGATATTATTGCCATGAGTCAATATCTTAATTATTGGTGGCCTAACTTACCAGACTGGATTTCTGGGTTAGTAATGATCATTATCTTAACTCTTGCGAACCTTGCATCTGCTAAGGCGTATGGCCGGTTGGAATTTTGGTTTGCGATGATTAAAGTTGTTACAATTATTGTTATGATCATTCTTGGATTGTTAGTAATTGTCCTTGGGTTGGGTAACAATTGGCATCCGGTTGGAATTTCCAATTTATGGTCACATGGTGGATTCTTTACTGGTGGATTCATGGGATTCATGTTCTCACTATCTGTGATTGCTGGATCCTATCAAGGAATTGAATTACTTGGTATTACTGCTGGTGAAGCCGCTTCACCACGCCATGCGATTGTTAAGTCAGTTAAATCTGTTATTTGGCGGATTTTAATTTTCTATATTGGGGCAATTTTCGTTATCGTTTCCATTTATCCATGGGACGAATTAAAAGCAGTTGGATCACCATTCGTTGAGACATTTACTAAAGTTGGTATTACTGGAGCAGCTGGAATCATTAACTTTGTTGTTTTGACTGCTGCATTGTCCGGTGCCAACTCAGGAATCTACAGTGCTAGTCGGATGCTTTTCAAGCTTTCAGTTGACGGTGAGGTTCCTAAGGTCTTTAGTAAATTGTCAAAGCGGGTTGTACCAAATGTTGCAATCTTAACAATTTCATTCTGGATTTTTCTTGGCTTTATTGTTAACATGCTTATATCAATGTTTAATGCAGCCTCTGCTAATATCTTCGTGATTGTATATAGTTCAAGTGTACTTCCTGGAATGGTACCTTGGTTTATTATTTTGATTTCAGAATTAAACTTCCGGCGTAATAATCCGGCTGAGTTAAAGGATCACCCATTCAAGATGCCGCTTTATCCAGCATATAACTACTTTAGTTTGATTGCGCTAAGTGTTATCTTACTGTTTATGTTCTTTAACCCAGATACACGGATTTCGGTTAGTGTTGGGGCAGTCTTCTTAGTTATCATGAGCATTATCTACAAGTTAAGAACTCAGCGCCAAGATAAATTAGCATAA